From a single Deinococcus malanensis genomic region:
- a CDS encoding flavin monoamine oxidase family protein encodes MTDVTPHQSADVIIVGAGLAGLTAAYTLAQSGIRVVVLEARDRVGGRTLTRSDDQGPSVDLGATWSWPHQTRIRHLAQTLGVARFEQYVEGDAMLDLGPQGTERHAVRSPMAGALRFEQGAEELSTRLADALPAGSVKFGVQVTGVHVQGDSVLVVAAGPAGDALVFPAQAVIVALPPRLAEQTITFMPELPPALTQVLSATPTWMGHAMKAVVRYERAFWRAQGLSGFAISYAGPLQEIHDASPADGGAGALFGFFTAHAEVRRAPRQERQHLV; translated from the coding sequence ATGACCGACGTCACGCCTCATCAATCGGCGGACGTCATCATCGTGGGGGCTGGTCTTGCGGGGCTCACCGCCGCGTACACCCTCGCGCAGTCAGGTATCCGCGTCGTGGTGCTGGAAGCCCGCGACCGGGTGGGCGGCCGAACCCTGACCCGCTCGGACGATCAGGGGCCCAGCGTGGACCTGGGCGCCACCTGGTCGTGGCCGCATCAGACGCGCATCCGGCACCTCGCCCAGACCCTCGGCGTCGCCCGTTTCGAGCAGTACGTAGAGGGAGACGCGATGCTGGACCTGGGGCCACAGGGCACCGAACGTCACGCCGTGCGCTCCCCCATGGCGGGTGCCCTGCGCTTCGAACAAGGTGCAGAGGAACTGAGCACCCGCCTGGCCGACGCGCTGCCCGCCGGCAGCGTGAAATTCGGTGTGCAGGTGACCGGTGTGCACGTACAAGGAGACTCGGTGTTAGTCGTGGCTGCCGGGCCGGCTGGGGACGCGCTGGTCTTTCCAGCTCAGGCCGTGATTGTCGCGTTGCCTCCTCGCCTCGCGGAACAGACGATCACGTTCATGCCCGAGTTGCCCCCGGCGCTCACCCAGGTGCTGAGCGCCACCCCGACCTGGATGGGACACGCGATGAAAGCCGTGGTGCGGTACGAGCGCGCGTTCTGGCGGGCGCAGGGCCTGTCCGGGTTTGCAATCAGTTACGCTGGGCCCCTTCAGGAAATTCACGACGCCTCGCCCGCGGACGGCGGGGCGGGCGCCCTGTTTGGTTTCTTCACCGCGCATGCGGAGGTGCGCCGCGCTCCTCGGCAGGAACGGCAGCACCTGGTGAT